The sequence GGCTGGTCCGGGAGAGTCGAAGTAGCCGTCGTTGGTCCCGTGTAGAAAAACGACACTGTTGCTATCGGCGACAACGAGATCGGCGCCGTCATGAGCGTCAAAATTGGCGACGACGAGCGCCGTTGGAATGAGTCCGATGAGTATGTCGTTGCTGATACCGAAGGTACCGTCGCCTTTGCCCAGTACGACGGTTGCATGCCCCGCCTGGTCGGCCGTAATCAAATCCAAATGCCCGTCCGGCAGCCCCGCCGGCGAACCAACGTCAGCAAGCACCAGAATCGGGAGTGCATCGCTGGGCGTCGATCCGGAGAACGGCACTCGGATCCCAGTGCTGAAGATCACCGACTGTGCGACGGCGACCCCGCTGGCCACCAGAAGTACCGCGCTCAACCCACAGATCCGTCCTGCCACTCGGCTCACGTCAATCACAACGATTCTCCTCATCCCTCAGCGAATCAATGCGCCAATGCGCTCCCACCGCGCCCACCGGTCCGTGCCGTCCCACGACCAGTAGACGGCAAAGGCTTTGCCCTTCACCTCGTCCACGTCCACGAAACCCCAGAAGCGGCTGTCGTAACTGCGATCCCGATTGTCACCCATCACGAACACATGCTCCGGCGGTATCGTCACCGGCCCGTAGTTGTCGCGCGGGCTGTTGTCATGTCCTTTGGCGTCGCCATCGGCGAAGTAACCGTACGGATCATCCCACGGCGCACCATTGATGTAAACGTGCTTCTCACGGACCTGAACCACATCGCCGGCGACCCCCACCACCCGCTTGATGAAATCCTTGCTGGGATCGACGGGATAGACAAACACGACGACGTCGCCTCGGTGCGGTGTGCTCAGCGGAAGCAGGCGCGTGCCGAGAATTGGCAGGTGCAGGCCGTAGATGAACTTGTTGACCAGAATATGATCACCGACCTTCAAGGTCGGCAGCATCGAGCCGGACGGGATTTTGAATGCCTGCACCACGGAGCTGCGGACGACCAACGCCAGCAGCAAGGCCACGGCACCCGCCTCGGTGTACTCGCGCACCGCAGATTTGCCGCGCCGTTGTCGGGCGACCGGGCCTGGCCCGTCGGAATTGGCGCTGATGGAAGGTGCGGGTTCAACGGATGATGACATGAATTTCAGTGCCGGGTCCGCATCGAACCCAGCAATGATAAAGCAAACGACCGGCGCGCGCTACGCTTCGACCTTGAGGACCGCGAGAAAAGCCTCCTGCGGGATTTCCACGCGCCCCACCTGCTTCATCCGCTTCTTGCCTTCCTTTTGGCGCTCCAACAGCTTGCGTTTGCGGCTGATGTCGCCACCGTAGCATTTCGCGGTGACGTTCTTCCGCAGCGCCTTCACGGTCTCACGGGCGATGACCTTGCTGCCGATCGACGCCTGGATGACGACCTCGAACATCTGTCGTGGGATCAACTCCCGCATCTTCTCCGCCAGCTCGCGCCCGCGGTGGTACGACCGTTCCCGATGCACGATGAGTGACAACGCATCGACCGGATCGCCGTTGATACGGATGTCGAGCTTCACCAGGTCCGACGGCCGCACATCCAGGAAATCATAATCGAGCGAGGCGTACCCTTTACTGACCGACTTCAGCCGATCATAAAAATCGAGCACGATCTCGTTCAGCGGCAATTCATACGTCAGCATGGCGCGGCCGCGACCGAGGTACTTGATCTCGCGCTGGCGGCCGCGCTTTTCCTCGCACAACTTCAGCACGCCGCCGAGAAACGTCTCCGGAAGATGGATGGTCGCCAGAATGATGGGCTCGTCGATGGTGGCGATATCTTGCAGCGGCGGTAGCTTCGCCGGGCTGTCGACCGTCAGCGTCTCGCCCGTGATCGTCGTCACCCGGTAGGCCACCGTC comes from Candidatus Binatia bacterium and encodes:
- the lepB gene encoding signal peptidase I gives rise to the protein MSSSVEPAPSISANSDGPGPVARQRRGKSAVREYTEAGAVALLLALVVRSSVVQAFKIPSGSMLPTLKVGDHILVNKFIYGLHLPILGTRLLPLSTPHRGDVVVFVYPVDPSKDFIKRVVGVAGDVVQVREKHVYINGAPWDDPYGYFADGDAKGHDNSPRDNYGPVTIPPEHVFVMGDNRDRSYDSRFWGFVDVDEVKGKAFAVYWSWDGTDRWARWERIGALIR